The proteins below come from a single Plantactinospora sp. KBS50 genomic window:
- a CDS encoding TMEM165/GDT1 family protein, with amino-acid sequence MDGFLVALAVSFGVIFVAELGDKSQLMALTFATRFRPWPVLIGITVATAVVHLVSVAVGVGLGAALPTGWIALLAGLAFLGFGAWTLRGDSLTEEERSRAERTNRSAIVAVSVAFFLAELGDKTMLATITLATRYGWFGTWLGSTVGMVAADALAIMVGRILGRRLPDKIIRYGAAALFAACGLWLILDAVRELT; translated from the coding sequence ATGGACGGATTTCTCGTGGCGCTGGCGGTCAGTTTCGGCGTCATCTTCGTGGCGGAACTGGGCGACAAGTCGCAACTGATGGCGCTGACCTTCGCCACCCGGTTCCGGCCGTGGCCGGTGCTGATCGGGATCACCGTCGCGACGGCGGTGGTGCACCTGGTCTCGGTGGCGGTGGGCGTGGGGCTGGGCGCGGCACTGCCCACCGGCTGGATCGCGCTGCTGGCCGGGCTGGCGTTCCTCGGCTTCGGCGCCTGGACGCTGCGCGGGGACAGCCTCACCGAGGAGGAGCGCAGCCGGGCGGAACGGACCAACCGGTCGGCCATCGTCGCCGTGTCGGTGGCGTTCTTCCTGGCCGAACTCGGCGACAAGACGATGCTCGCGACGATCACCCTGGCCACCCGGTACGGCTGGTTCGGCACCTGGCTGGGCTCGACGGTCGGCATGGTGGCCGCGGACGCCCTGGCGATCATGGTCGGCCGGATCCTCGGCCGCCGGCTGCCGGACAAGATCATCCGGTACGGCGCCGCCGCCCTCTTCGCGGCCTGCGGCCTCTGGCTGATCCTGGACGCCGTCCGCGAGCTGACCTGA
- the egtD gene encoding L-histidine N(alpha)-methyltransferase produces MTAEPLEIYLEEDDLAEALRRDVRTGLADRPRWLPPKWFYDARGSELFEQITRLPEYYPTRAERSVLAERADEIAAVTGAKTLIELGSGSSEKTRLLLDALSRHGDLGTFVPLDVSVSALRQSTAQIAADYPGLRVRGIVGDFTRHLDRLPTGGQRLVAFLGGTIGNLAPGERAGFLASMRGALEVGDWFLIGTDLVKDPAVLVPAYDDAAGVTAQFNRNVLRVLNRELGADFDPDGFDHVARWDPDREWIEMRLRARWPMRVRVLDLTVDFAAGEDLRTEISAKFRRAGIEAELSAAGFAVRRYWTDERQRFAVTLAQAV; encoded by the coding sequence ATGACGGCTGAGCCGCTGGAGATCTATCTGGAGGAGGACGACCTGGCCGAGGCGCTGCGCCGGGACGTGCGTACCGGCCTCGCCGACCGGCCGCGGTGGCTGCCGCCGAAGTGGTTCTACGACGCCCGGGGCAGCGAACTCTTCGAGCAGATCACCCGACTGCCCGAGTACTACCCGACCCGGGCCGAGCGGTCGGTGCTGGCCGAGCGGGCGGACGAGATCGCCGCGGTGACCGGGGCCAAGACGCTCATCGAACTGGGCTCCGGTTCCTCGGAGAAGACCCGGCTGCTGCTGGACGCGCTGAGCCGGCACGGCGACCTGGGCACCTTCGTCCCGCTGGACGTGTCGGTCAGCGCGTTGCGCCAGTCCACGGCCCAGATCGCGGCCGACTACCCCGGGCTGCGGGTGCGCGGCATCGTCGGTGACTTCACCCGGCACCTGGACCGGCTGCCCACCGGCGGGCAGCGCCTGGTGGCCTTCCTCGGCGGCACGATCGGCAACCTGGCGCCGGGGGAGCGGGCGGGTTTCCTGGCCTCGATGCGGGGCGCGCTGGAGGTGGGGGACTGGTTCCTGATCGGCACCGACCTGGTCAAGGACCCGGCCGTGCTGGTGCCGGCGTACGACGACGCCGCCGGGGTGACCGCGCAGTTCAACCGGAACGTGCTGCGGGTGCTCAACCGCGAACTCGGCGCGGACTTCGACCCGGACGGGTTCGACCACGTCGCCCGCTGGGACCCGGACCGGGAGTGGATCGAGATGCGGCTGCGCGCGCGGTGGCCGATGCGGGTCCGGGTGCTGGACCTGACGGTCGACTTCGCGGCCGGCGAGGACCTGCGGACGGAGATCTCCGCGAAGTTCCGCCGCGCCGGGATCGAGGCCGAACTGTCCGCCGCCGGGTTCGCGGTCCGGCGCTACTGGACAGACGAGCGGCAGCGGTTCGCGGTGACGCTGGCGCAGGCGGTCTGA
- the egtC gene encoding ergothioneine biosynthesis protein EgtC yields MCRHLCYLGPPVPLAALLFDPPYSLARQSWAPRDMRGGGTINADGFGVGWYPDPAGPPVRYRRATPLWGDATLPELARVTRSPAVLAAVRSATVGMPVVESGAAPFADDGWLFSHNGLVRGWPESVAPLAAELPTTDLLTLAAPTDSALLWALLRRRLRAGEPAGTAVADTVRAVARAAPGSRLNLLLTDGRTVLATTAGHALSVRPHGGAVLVASEPLDDDPAWRPVPENHLLTATTDDLRVEPMGVHA; encoded by the coding sequence ATGTGCCGCCACCTGTGTTACCTGGGTCCGCCGGTGCCGCTCGCGGCGCTGCTGTTCGACCCGCCGTACTCGCTGGCACGGCAGTCCTGGGCGCCGCGGGACATGCGCGGCGGCGGCACCATCAACGCCGACGGCTTCGGGGTGGGTTGGTATCCCGACCCGGCCGGGCCGCCGGTGCGCTACCGCCGGGCCACCCCGCTGTGGGGTGATGCCACCCTGCCCGAACTGGCCCGGGTCACCCGGTCGCCCGCGGTGCTGGCCGCGGTCCGCTCGGCCACCGTCGGGATGCCGGTGGTCGAGTCCGGGGCGGCGCCGTTCGCCGACGACGGCTGGCTGTTCAGCCACAACGGGCTGGTCCGCGGCTGGCCGGAGTCGGTGGCGCCGCTGGCCGCCGAGCTGCCGACCACGGACCTGCTCACGCTGGCCGCCCCGACCGACTCGGCGCTGCTGTGGGCGCTGCTGCGGCGCCGGCTGCGCGCCGGGGAGCCGGCCGGGACGGCGGTGGCCGACACCGTGCGCGCCGTCGCCCGCGCGGCCCCCGGATCGCGGCTCAACCTGCTGCTCACCGACGGGCGCACGGTGCTGGCCACCACGGCCGGGCACGCCCTGTCGGTACGCCCGCACGGCGGCGCCGTGCTGGTCGCCTCGGAGCCGCTGGACGACGACCCGGCCTGGCGGCCGGTGCCCGAGAACCACCTGTTGACCGCCACGACCGACGACCTGCGGGTCGAACCGATGGGAGTGCACGCATGA
- the egtB gene encoding ergothioneine biosynthesis protein EgtB: MTATSGSPDLRGRIAAELVRTRERSALLTDVVDDGDLMRQHSTIMSPLVWDLAHIGNQEELWLVRDVGGREPVRRDIDDLYDAFKQPRRDRPRLPLLNPAEARAYVGTVRDKVLDLLDRVRFDERRLVADGFAFGMIVQHEQQHDETMLATHQLRQGPPVLAAPAPPEPAVRVAGEVLVPAGRFTMGTSTDPWALDNERPAHEVDLPAFAIDAAPVSNERYLAFVEGGGYDDPRWWTEAGWRHRCAAGLSAPMHWERDGTGWGCRRFGRYVPLRPDEPVVHVSYHEAEAFARWAGRRLPTEAEWEKAARWDPATGRSRRYPWGDQEPDAGRANLGQRHLAPAPVGAYPAGASALGVHQLIGDVWEWTSSTFGGYPGFAAFPYREYSQVFFGDGYRVLRGGSFGTDRSACRGTFRNWDLPIRRQIFSGFRCARDAAVDESA; this comes from the coding sequence ATGACCGCCACCAGCGGATCCCCGGACCTGCGCGGCCGGATCGCCGCCGAACTGGTCCGCACCCGGGAGCGCAGCGCCCTGCTCACCGACGTGGTCGACGACGGCGACCTGATGCGGCAGCACTCCACCATCATGTCGCCGCTGGTCTGGGACCTGGCGCACATCGGCAACCAGGAGGAGCTGTGGCTGGTGCGCGACGTCGGCGGCCGGGAACCGGTGCGCCGGGACATCGACGACCTCTACGACGCGTTCAAGCAGCCCCGCCGGGACCGGCCCCGGCTGCCGCTGCTCAACCCGGCCGAGGCGCGGGCGTACGTCGGCACCGTCCGGGACAAGGTGCTGGACCTGCTCGACCGGGTCCGGTTCGACGAGCGCCGGCTGGTGGCCGACGGCTTCGCCTTCGGCATGATCGTGCAGCACGAGCAGCAGCACGACGAGACCATGCTGGCGACCCACCAGCTCCGGCAGGGTCCGCCGGTGCTGGCCGCCCCGGCGCCGCCGGAGCCGGCCGTCCGGGTCGCCGGCGAGGTGCTGGTGCCCGCCGGCCGGTTCACCATGGGCACCAGCACCGACCCCTGGGCGTTGGACAACGAGCGCCCGGCGCACGAGGTCGACCTGCCGGCCTTCGCCATCGACGCCGCGCCGGTCAGCAACGAGCGCTACCTCGCGTTCGTCGAGGGCGGCGGGTACGACGACCCGCGCTGGTGGACCGAGGCCGGCTGGCGGCACCGGTGCGCGGCCGGGCTGTCCGCCCCGATGCACTGGGAACGGGACGGGACCGGCTGGGGTTGCCGGCGGTTCGGCCGGTACGTCCCGCTGCGGCCGGACGAGCCGGTGGTGCACGTCAGCTACCACGAGGCCGAGGCGTTCGCCCGCTGGGCCGGGCGCCGGCTGCCGACCGAGGCCGAGTGGGAGAAGGCCGCCCGCTGGGACCCGGCCACCGGGCGGTCCCGCCGGTATCCGTGGGGTGACCAGGAGCCGGACGCCGGGCGGGCGAACCTCGGCCAGCGGCACCTCGCGCCGGCACCGGTCGGGGCGTACCCGGCCGGCGCGTCCGCGCTCGGCGTGCACCAGCTCATCGGGGACGTCTGGGAATGGACGTCCAGCACGTTCGGCGGCTACCCGGGCTTCGCCGCCTTCCCCTACCGGGAGTACTCGCAGGTGTTCTTCGGCGACGGGTACCGGGTGCTGCGCGGCGGCTCGTTCGGCACCGATCGGTCGGCCTGCCGGGGCACGTTCCGCAACTGGGACCTGCCCATCCGCCGGCAGATCTTCAGCGGGTTCCGGTGTGCCCGGGACGCCGCCGTCGACGAGTCGGCCTGA